One Syntrophaceae bacterium DNA window includes the following coding sequences:
- a CDS encoding EF-hand domain-containing protein — translation MTRRSRQAGIFLAVSLCLACPAVAPAQTMGPPDAVLREAYREILAQADKNGDGRLSMNECLAIWKDKQKGEKDCRYWDANGDGVITEDEYVKQVRKIMR, via the coding sequence ATGACACGCAGAAGCCGGCAGGCCGGAATTTTCCTGGCCGTTTCACTGTGCCTTGCATGCCCCGCCGTTGCGCCGGCGCAAACGATGGGCCCCCCCGACGCGGTGCTCAGGGAAGCGTATCGCGAAATTTTGGCCCAGGCCGACAAGAACGGCGACGGCAGGCTCAGCATGAACGAGTGCCTCGCCATCTGGAAGGACAAGCAGAAGGGCGAGAAGGATTGCCGATACTGGGATGCCAACGGGGATGGCGTGATCACGGAGGATGAGTACGTGAAGCAGGTCCGGAAAATCATGCGGTAG
- a CDS encoding DUF4136 domain-containing protein, with protein sequence MRRFGVAAALLAAGIMIAGCAATINHAYDPAANFTGLKSYNWAAGGTGSGRDLVVKNVQYHADRVLEKKGFRRTAENPDMLITISYENEIGISEYGYRLRMLTLAIQKADGRQAIWRGTATGSISADAGSGDLQSAVEAILKSFPPMK encoded by the coding sequence ATGAGACGGTTCGGAGTCGCCGCGGCCCTGCTCGCTGCGGGAATCATGATTGCAGGCTGCGCCGCAACGATCAACCATGCCTATGACCCCGCCGCGAATTTCACGGGGCTCAAGAGCTACAACTGGGCCGCGGGAGGGACGGGTTCGGGGCGGGACCTCGTCGTGAAGAACGTCCAGTACCACGCCGACCGGGTCCTCGAGAAGAAGGGGTTCCGCAGGACCGCCGAGAACCCGGACATGCTGATCACGATCAGCTACGAAAACGAGATCGGCATCAGCGAGTACGGCTACCGGCTCCGGATGCTCACCCTCGCGATCCAGAAGGCCGACGGCAGGCAGGCGATCTGGCGAGGCACGGCGACGGGGTCCATCAGCGCCGACGCGGGCTCGGGCGACTTGCAGAGCGCCGTGGAAGCAATCCTGAAGAGCTTTCCGCCGATGAAGTGA
- a CDS encoding HAD family phosphatase, translating into MIRAVIFDWGGVLIENPTEGILRHSREVLGIGTGCMLAAYRKLIPYFQEGKISEEEFWKGIRRRTGAKGKMPPSLWFAAFEKSYVEKGDVFAVALDLHRRGFRTGILSNTEKPARPFMDREAYRIFDPIVLSWEVGSSKPQRRIFEVLLETLAVPPEEVLLIDDVEANIAAAIDLGLRGLLFTDAPTLRKDLFDLLS; encoded by the coding sequence ATGATCAGGGCGGTGATCTTCGACTGGGGGGGCGTGCTCATCGAGAACCCCACGGAGGGGATCCTCCGGCACAGCCGGGAAGTGCTCGGGATCGGCACCGGGTGCATGCTCGCGGCCTACCGCAAGCTCATCCCCTACTTCCAGGAGGGGAAGATCTCGGAGGAGGAGTTCTGGAAGGGGATCCGGAGACGGACGGGCGCGAAGGGGAAGATGCCCCCCTCGCTGTGGTTTGCGGCATTCGAAAAATCGTACGTGGAGAAGGGCGACGTCTTCGCCGTGGCCCTCGACCTGCATCGCCGCGGCTTCAGGACGGGGATCCTTTCGAACACGGAAAAGCCCGCGAGGCCATTCATGGACAGGGAGGCCTACCGGATCTTCGACCCCATCGTCCTCTCCTGGGAAGTGGGCTCATCCAAACCGCAGAGAAGGATCTTCGAGGTCCTGCTCGAAACCCTCGCCGTGCCCCCCGAAGAGGTCCTGCTCATCGACGATGTGGAGGCCAACATCGCCGCGGCAATAGACCTGGGCCTGCGGGGGCTGCTCTTCACCGACGCGCCGACGCTGCGCAAGGACCTCTTCGATCTTCTCTCTTAG
- a CDS encoding NUDIX domain-containing protein — translation MTGAAVARRSAGLLLYRLRGRAVEVFLVHPGGPFWSKKDLGAWSIPKGEIAEGEDPLEAARREFEEETGFRPEGEFRELEPVRQRSGKVVHAWAVEGDCDPAVIRSNTFSMEWPPRSGRRQQYPEVDRAGWFDLERAKEKILEGQRPLLAQLQGLLGERGV, via the coding sequence TTGACCGGGGCAGCCGTCGCGAGGCGAAGCGCGGGGCTGCTCCTCTACCGCCTCCGGGGAAGGGCCGTGGAGGTGTTCCTCGTGCATCCCGGCGGCCCTTTCTGGAGCAAAAAAGACCTAGGGGCTTGGTCCATCCCCAAGGGCGAGATTGCGGAGGGCGAGGACCCGCTCGAAGCGGCCCGCAGGGAATTCGAGGAGGAGACGGGCTTTCGCCCGGAGGGGGAGTTCCGCGAGCTCGAACCGGTGCGGCAGCGAAGCGGAAAAGTCGTCCATGCTTGGGCCGTCGAGGGCGACTGCGACCCGGCGGTGATTCGGAGCAACACCTTTTCGATGGAATGGCCGCCGCGGTCCGGCAGGCGGCAGCAGTACCCCGAGGTGGACCGGGCGGGGTGGTTCGACCTGGAACGGGCGAAAGAGAAGATCCTCGAGGGGCAGAGGCCGCTGCTTGCGCAGCTGCAGGGTCTCCTTGGGGAGCGGGGCGTCTGA
- a CDS encoding cytosolic protein: MDCKKEKNLKICTCSYDPCSRKGICCECIEYHVKKRQLPGCCFPKDAERTYNRSFEHFAKLVMEKRV; this comes from the coding sequence ATGGACTGCAAGAAGGAGAAGAACCTGAAAATCTGTACCTGTTCCTACGATCCGTGCTCCCGCAAGGGGATCTGCTGCGAGTGTATCGAATACCATGTCAAGAAGCGTCAGCTTCCCGGCTGCTGCTTCCCGAAAGACGCCGAGAGGACGTACAACCGCTCCTTTGAGCACTTCGCGAAGCTGGTGATGGAGAAGCGGGTTTGA